From Desulfonatronovibrio magnus:
GAGCACAACAGGGCAGAAGCTTGTATATCACAGCTAGTGGCAGGAAAATCCTAATACTAAGGTGTTTCATCAAGAAATCAAACAAGTTGCCCCAAAAAGAATTGAAGATTGCTCAGAAAAGAGCCAGGGAGATACAGGATGGGTAAAGCTTTAGAGCAAAAACACAAAGAAATGATGGATAGGGACCCCGAGTATGCCAAAGCCTACACGGATATGGAAGATGAGTTTCAGTTTGCCAGGGAATTGATTAAAGCCAGGATAAGGGCAGGGCTTACGCAGCAGCAGATTGCTGAAAAAATGGGAACCACACAGTCCACCGTAGCCAGGCTTGAGTCGGGCGGGACTATGCCCAGTCTTAGAAGTCTGCACAGATACGCAGAGGCTACAGGGAGTAAGGTCAGGATATCTTTAGATGACTAACAAAATGCCCCCGGTACACCCGGGAGAAATACTGCGAGAAGAGCTTGATGGTCTGAATATTTCAGCCAGTGCGTTTGCTA
This genomic window contains:
- a CDS encoding helix-turn-helix domain-containing protein, which gives rise to MGKALEQKHKEMMDRDPEYAKAYTDMEDEFQFARELIKARIRAGLTQQQIAEKMGTTQSTVARLESGGTMPSLRSLHRYAEATGSKVRISLDD